Proteins from a genomic interval of Mycobacterium conspicuum:
- a CDS encoding ESX secretion-associated protein EspG, whose product MLTTTVDGLWVLQAVTGVEQTCPELGLRPLLPRLDTRERALSHPVAAELTAVGALDESGDADPMIREWLTVLLRRDLGLLVYINVPGREPARAAICRFASWWVVLERCGELLRLYPAGTANDSTAASDLVVGQVERLCGVAEAAPLRPVTVDTEELQKSVHDAASLRLFLLDQHLDVDQLQIVTMAADPARSAQAAIVALQAGIGSERMARTVVGDSTVAIVDTPAGRVCVESVMSGKRRYQVLSPGSLSDISGAVQRLIRCLPAGEEWYSYRRVV is encoded by the coding sequence ATGCTGACAACAACAGTCGATGGTTTGTGGGTGTTGCAAGCGGTGACCGGGGTGGAGCAGACCTGCCCCGAATTGGGGTTGCGGCCCCTGCTGCCGCGACTGGACACCCGCGAGCGGGCGCTTAGCCACCCGGTCGCTGCTGAGCTGACTGCGGTCGGTGCGCTCGACGAGTCCGGCGACGCGGACCCGATGATCCGCGAGTGGCTCACCGTACTTCTGCGACGCGATCTGGGGCTATTGGTATACATCAACGTCCCGGGCCGGGAGCCCGCACGCGCGGCCATCTGCCGATTCGCCAGTTGGTGGGTGGTGTTGGAGCGCTGCGGCGAGCTGTTGCGGCTTTACCCGGCCGGAACGGCTAACGATTCCACCGCGGCCAGTGATTTGGTGGTAGGTCAAGTCGAGCGGCTGTGTGGCGTTGCCGAAGCGGCGCCGCTGCGGCCCGTCACCGTGGACACCGAGGAACTCCAAAAATCAGTACACGACGCCGCCAGCCTGCGGTTGTTTCTGCTCGACCAGCACCTCGATGTCGACCAACTACAGATCGTCACCATGGCCGCCGATCCCGCCCGCTCTGCACAGGCAGCCATCGTGGCGCTGCAGGCCGGTATCGGCTCAGAACGTATGGCGCGCACAGTCGTTGGCGATTCGACGGTGGCCATCGTCGACACGCCGGCCGGCCGCGTTTGCGTAGAAAGCGTGATGTCGGGTAAGCGGCGTTACCAAGTCCTCTCCCCCGGCTCGCTCAGTGACATCAGCGGGGCGGTCCAACGCCTGATCCGGTGCTTGCCCGCCGGCGAGGAGTGGTATTCCTACCGACGCGTCGTCTGA
- a CDS encoding WXG100 family type VII secretion target, whose product MASRNRRICIVSDASITVDANVLRSTADAIHANMEHALGIAKGYLDNQENVMNPSTWSGAGVVASHMTATEVTGDLNKVLMGGTRLAEGLKQAAALMEGHESHSQTAFHALFGGGAQSA is encoded by the coding sequence ATGGCCAGCCGGAATAGGAGAATTTGTATCGTGTCAGACGCATCAATCACAGTTGACGCAAACGTTTTGCGGAGTACCGCAGACGCCATTCACGCGAATATGGAGCACGCGCTCGGAATCGCCAAGGGCTATCTCGATAACCAAGAAAACGTAATGAACCCGTCGACCTGGTCGGGTGCCGGCGTGGTCGCATCGCATATGACGGCGACCGAGGTCACCGGCGATTTGAACAAGGTGCTCATGGGCGGAACGCGCCTCGCGGAAGGCCTCAAGCAGGCCGCAGCCCTAATGGAAGGCCACGAAAGCCACTCGCAAACCGCTTTTCACGCTTTGTTCGGCGGCGGCGCCCAGAGCGCCTAA
- a CDS encoding WXG100 family type VII secretion target: MSNPIITYNPAAVSDFATDVGSRASQLEAIHADTARLTNALQEFFAGKGAAGFFDAQNQMLSGLRGLIETVHQHGQTTTQVLGDAIATDNHISGLF, translated from the coding sequence ATGTCAAACCCGATTATTACCTATAACCCTGCAGCAGTATCCGACTTCGCCACAGATGTGGGTTCCCGCGCAAGTCAACTCGAGGCAATTCACGCAGATACCGCCCGCCTGACCAATGCGCTACAGGAGTTCTTCGCCGGTAAAGGCGCGGCGGGGTTCTTCGACGCCCAAAACCAGATGCTGTCGGGCCTGCGTGGTCTGATCGAAACGGTGCACCAGCACGGTCAGACGACTACCCAGGTGCTCGGCGACGCGATCGCAACCGACAACCACATCAGCGGTCTGTTCTAG